DNA sequence from the Streptomyces sp. CA-210063 genome:
AGCGGCGCGGGCCCAACGCCCGGCTCTACGGCATCGTCGCCGGCCGGGCGCACCTCGCCGCCCTCGATGTGCGCACGGAGGGCGTCACGGTCGTCGTCGCCGACCTGCTCGGTACGGAGCTGGCGCGGGCGTCCGTCCCGATCGCGGACGACACGGGCACGGGGCCCGCGGTGGAGCAGGCGGTCACCCTGGTGGAGCGCACCGCGAAGGAGGCGGGCGCCGACCGGCTGCACACGGTGGCGATCGGCGCCCCCGGCCTGATCGACCCGGCCACGGGCGAGCTCCGGAACTCCACGGGCCTCCCCGAATGGCACCGCCGCCTGGTCGCGGCCCTCGGCGAACGCCTCCCGGCGCGGGTCCTCGTCGAGAACGAGACGAACCTCGCCGCCCTCGCCGAACAGCGCGACGGCGTCGCCCGCGACCGCGACACCTTCGTCCTCCTCTGGCTCGGCCTCGGCACCGGCGCCGCCGTCGTCCTCGACGGCCACCTCCGCCGGGGTGCCTCCGGCGGCACGGGCGAGATCGGCTTCCTCCCCGTCCCGGGCACGACGGCGATCCCGTCGGCCACCGACTGCGAGGGCGGCTTCCACTCCCTCGGCGGCGCCGCGGCGGTGGCGGCACTGGCCGCCGAACACGGAGTGACGGCCACCGGGGAGGGACACGAGCCGCATGCGGCCGCGTTGGTACGGGCGGCTGTGGCGGGGCTTTCGGGGGGTTGGGCGGCTGCCTCGGCGAATAGACCGGGCCTCGCGGTGGGCGGTTCGGTGGGCGCGGTGGGCGGTTCGGCGGGCTTGGTGGGCGGTTCGGTGGGCGCGGTGGGCGGTTCGGCGGGCTTGGTGGGCGGTTCGGTGGGCGCGGTGGGCGGTTCGACGGGCTTGGCGGGCGGCTCCGCGGGCGCGGTGGGCGGTTCGACAGGCACGGTGGGCGGGGCGGCGGGGGGCGAGTGCCTTTCGGCGGAGACGCGGAAGCTCTCGGCAGAGGCCGGGAGCCCATCGGCGGACGGAACGCATCCTTCGCCGCCCGGAACCCGCCCCTCGGCGGCACCCGCCCCCTCGGCCGACCCCAACGCCCGCTTCCTCGACGCCCTGGCCGACCGCCTCGCCATAGGCGCCGCCTCCGTCGTCGCTGTCCTCGACCCCGGCTGTGTGGTGCTCGGCGGTGAGGTCGGGCAGGCCGGCGGGGACGTCCTCGCCGCCCGCGTGGAGGCCCGGCTGACGGCCATGTCGCCGCTGCCGACCGAGGTCCGGCCCAGCGGCCTCGGCGGGGCCGCCGTTCTGCGGGGCGCGCTGCTCATGGCCCGGGAAGCGGCTCAGGACGAACTGTTCGCACCGGCGCCTCGGTGACCGCAAGGTCCTCGGTGCCTCGGTGCCTCCCCTCACCGCCCCTTCGTGCTCCCGAACCGCTCCGCCAGATACTCCCCGAAGGTCCCCTTCCCCACGGCCCGCTCCGGCGTGAGGTGGCCCCCGTCCCGAAAGCCCCGGTACGCCTTGCCGAACAGGGGCACGTTCAGCAGGCGGCGCCGACGGCCGGTGGCCGCCAGGTAGGCGTGGGCCAGTTCGGGGAAGGTCAGGATCTCGGGTCCGCCCATGTCGTCCATGCGTCCGGCGGGGGCGCCGACGGCCAGTTCGGCCAGGCGGTCGGCGACCTCGGCGACGGCGACCGGCTGGTCGCTCACCCCGGCGGGCAGCATCATGACCGGCGGCTTGGCGAGGATCTGGAAGAGCATCACGAGGAGGTCGTGGAACTGGGTCGCGCGCAGGGTCGTCCAGCCCAGCCCCGACTCCTCGACCAGCCGCTCGACGGCCAGCTTGGACCGGTAGTAGCGGAACGGCACCCGGTCCACGCCGACGATCGAGATGTAGACCAGGTGCCGCACCCCGGCCCGGCGCGCCGCCGCGATCAGGTTCGCCGTCGCCTTCTCGTCACCCCCGCGCGGCGAGGTCATGCAGTGCACGATCGTGTCCACCCCCGCCACGGCCGTGTCCAGCCCGCTGCCGCCCGCGACGAGATCGACGGCGTACGGCTGCGCGTGCCGGCTGAGCACCCGCACGTCGTGCCCGGCCGCCCGCAGCCGCTCGGTGACGGGCCGGCCGAGGACGCCGGTGCCGCCGGTCACCAGGATCGTGGTCATGCTGTCCATCCCCTTCGTACGCCTGGCGCTCCCGGCCGGAGACGCCCTACGGCAGCTACGACGGGGCGGCCCCCGTGGAATGTGACAACCGCGGCGATGAAGGTCGGTGCGCGGTCACCCGCCGGCCGGCTGCCGTCCCGCGAACACCAGCTTGTCCGGGTTCACCCCGACCCGCACGTCCTCACGCACTCGTCGGCGGTGGTGGTCGCAGGGAGGTGGGACCCGGCGGCGGGGCAAGGGCCGTCGTCACCGCCGCCGGGCCGTTCGAGGCGGGTACCGCGCCGCCAGACTTTAAAAGGACTAGACCAAGCAGGTCAATGGGTCCGGACCGCTTCGAGTGGGGTGGGTGGCACGGAAGTTGACCCATGGTCAGTGATAGCCGAAACCCGTCGGTGTCCGCTGTGGAAGTCCAGTGACACGGCCTGTGAGCCACCCCACAGCCCTCACTCGCATGGGTGCCGATCGGGCGTGGCACACTGGCCGTGTACCAGAAGCAGCGCACTCCGGGGTCGGTGAAAGTCCGAACCGGCGGTTACAGTCCGCGACCCGGTCGCTTCCAGCGGCCGGTTGACCAGGTGAAATTCCTGGACCGACGGTTAAAGTCCGGATGGGAGGCAGTGCGCGGCGGGCGGGCATACGTGCGCGCCGCCGTCTGTTTTTGGCCTACCTCGTCAGGGGTGGGCCTTACGCGGCGTCGCTCCCTGTGCCACTGTCCGCTCATGTCTGTCGTCTTCGACAGCCCCGGAGTCCGTGCCCTTACGAGGCAGGAGGACCCGGGAAGTGTTCACCGGAATCGTCGAAGAGCTGGGTGAAGTCACCGCCGTCGAGAACCTCGGCGACTCCTCCCGCTTCCGCTTGCGTGGCCCCGTCGTCACGCAGGGCGCGCGCCACGGCGACTCCATCGCCGTCAACGGCGTCTGTCTCACGGTCGTCGAGCACGAGGACGACTGGTTCACCGCCGACGTCATGGCCGAAACCCTCGAACGCTCCAGCCTCGGCGCCCTCACCGTCGGCTCCCGCGTCAACCTCGAACGCCCCATGGCCGTAGGCGAACGCCTCGGCGGGCACATCGTGCAGGGCCACGTCGACGGCACCGGCCAGGTCATCGAGCGCAAGCCGTCCGAGAACTGGGAGATCGTCAAGATCTCGCTCCCCGCCGACCTCACCCGGTACGTCGTCGAGAAGGGCTCCATCACCGTCGACGGCATCAGCCTCACCGTCGTCGACGCCGGCCCCGACTACTTCACCGTCAGCCTCATCCCGACCACCCTCGACCTGACCACGCTCGGCCGCAAGCAGCCCGGCGACCCGGTCAACCTGGAAGTCGACGTCATCGCCAAGTACGTCGAGCGGCTGCTGGGCAACCAGGGGGCGGCGAGCACACGAGGGGCGGGGCAGTGAACTCGCTGAACACCGTCGCCTTCACCGCCTTCGGCCAGCAGATCCTCTGGTCGGACATGATCGGCAACATCCTGGGTCTGATCGCCCTCGCCCTCGGCGCGATCCGCTCCCTGTGGAACTGGCCCGTGCAGTTCCTCTCCGGCCTCATCCTCTTCGGCGCCTTCGCCGGCCACCTGACCGGCAGCGCCGGCAAGCAGGTCATCGTCATGGCCGTCGCCGCGTACGGCTGGTGGCAGTGGAACCGTACGAAGGGGCGGACGGCGGACGGCGCCATCGCCCCGCGCTTCGCCACCTGGCGCGAGCGGGGCTTCCTCATCGGCGGCGCCGTCCTCGGCACCCTCGCGGTCGGCGCCCTCTTCACCGCCTTCCCGACCCTGTCCTGGGACCCCTGGCCGGACGCGTACATCTTCACCGGCACCATCGTCGCCATGTACGCCCAGGCGCGCGGCATGGTCGAGTTCTGGTTCGCCTGGCTGCTGGTCGACCTCGTGGGCGTACCGCTCAACTTCGCCAACGGCTACGCCTTCTCCGGTTTCGTCTACATCATCTACGGCGCGCTCGTCCTGTGGGGCATGCGCGACTGGTGGCTGCGCTCCCGCAAGCCCACCCTGGAAGGAGCCCCGGCATGACCACGGCGCCGATCCTGTACAGCACCGACTACGCCGAAGACACCGCGAACTTCGGGCTCGACCCCATCGAGCAGGCCATCGCCGACATCGCGGCGGGCCGCCCGGTCGTGGTCGTCGACGACGAGGACCGCGAGAACGAGGGCGACCTCGTCATCGCCGCCGAGAAGGCCACCCCCGAGATCATCGCCTTCATGATGAGCGAGTGCCGGGGCATGATCTGCGCCCCCATGGAGGGCGACGAACTGGACCGGCTCGAACTGCCGCAGATGGTGCAGCAGAACACCGAGTCCATGCGCACCGCCTTCACCGTCACCGTCGACGCCGCTCCCCAGCACGGCGTCACCACCGGCATCTCCGCCTCCGACCGCACCACGACGCTCCAGCTCCTGGCGAGCGGCACGGCCGAGCCGGGCGACTTCGTCCGCCCCGGCCACATCTTCCCGCTGCGCGCCCGGTCCGGCGGGGTGCTCGTGCGCGACGGCCACACCGAGGCCGCCGTCGACCTCGCCCGCCTGGCGGGCCTGCGGCCGGCCGGTGCCATCGTCGAGATCGCCGGCGAGGACGGCCGCATGCTGCGGCTGCCCGAGCTGATCCCGTTCGCCCGCAAGCACGGCCTGACGATCATCTCCATCGAGGACCTGATCGCCTACCGCCGCTCCTCCGAGCCCACCGTCAAGCGCGAGGCGAAGACCCAACTCCCCACCGCCTTCGGTGACTTCACGGCGTACGGCTACCGCTCCACCGTCGACGGCGTCGAGCACGTCGCCCTCGTCCACGGCGAGATCGGCGACGGCGAGGACGTCCTCGTCCGCGTCCACTCCGAATGCCTCACCGGCGACATCTTCCACTCGCTGCGCTGCGACTGCGGCCCCCAGCTCCAGACCTCCCTCGAACGCATCGCCACCGAGGGCCGGGGCGTGGTCGTCTATCTGCGTGGCCACGAGGGACGCGGCATCGGACTGCTCTCCAAGCTGCGCGCCTACGAACTCCAGGAACTCGGCCACGACACCCTCGACGCCAACCTGGAACTGGGCCTGCCCGCCGACGCCCGGGACTACGGCGCCGGCGCGCAGATCCTCAAGGACCTCGGCGTCCGCAGCCTCCGGCTGATGACCAACAACCCCGAGAAGACCGAGGCCCTCGTCCGCCACGGCCTCGACGTCAACGACCGCGAGCCGATGCCCGTCCGCGCGGGCGAGCACAACCTCCGCTATCTGCGCACCAAGCGGGACCGGATGGGCCACGACCTGCCCTGGCTGGACACGACCACCGCGTCCACCTGCGGCAACCAGTAACACCAGCGAGTACGAGATGCAGAAGAACCAAGGAGCAACGTGAGCGGCAAGGGCGCACCCGAACTGTCCGTACGCAACTGCGGCGACCTGCGCGTCGCGGTCATCGCGGCCCAGTGGCACGAGAAGGTGATGGACGGCCTCGTGGACGGCGCCCTGCGCGCCCTGCGCGACCTGGGCATCGACGAGCCGACCCTCCTGAGGGTCCCCGGCAGCTGGGAGCTCCCCGTCGTCGCCAAGGTCCTCGCGGGCCGCGGCTACGACGCGATCGTCGCCCTCGGCGTCGTCATCCGCGGCGGCACCCCCCACTTCGAGTACGTGTGCCAGGGCGTCACCCAGGGCCTCACCCAGGTCTCCGTCGACACCGGCGTCCCCATCGGCTTCGGCGTGCTGACCTGCGACACCGAGGAACAGGCCCTGGACCGCGCGGGCATCGAGGGCTCGAACGAGGACAAGGGGCACGAGGCGGTGACGGCGGCCGTGGCGACCGCCGCCACCCTCCGCTCAGTATCCGAACCCTGGCGCTGAGGCACAGTCGGTAGCGCGTAGGCTGAGCCTCACCATGTCCAAGAAGACGTTCGAGGAGCTCTTCACCGAGCTCCAGCAGAAGGCCGCCCACGGCGACCCCGCCACTTCCCGCACCGCCGAACTGGTCGAGAAGGGCGTCCATGCCATCGGCAAGAAGGTCGTCGAAGAGGCCGCCGAGGTCTGGATGGCCGCCGAGTACGAGGGCAAGGAAGCCGCCGCCGAGGAGATCTCGCAGCTGCTGTACCACGTCCAGGTGATGATGGTCGCCCGCGGCATCTCCCTGGACGACGTGTACGCCCACCTCTGAGCCGTACCCCGCACACAACTCCGTACAGAACCGAACGAAGGAAGCTCGCCTCATGCTGCGCATCGCCGTCCCCAACAAGGGTTCCCTCTCCGGCCCTGCGGGGGAGATGCTGCATGAGGCCGGCTACCAGCAGCGCCGGGAGTCCAAGGAGCTGCGGATCGTCGACCCGGAGAACGAGGTCGAGTTCTTCTACCTCCGCCCCCGCGACATCGCGATCTACGTCTCCTCAGGCCGCCTCGACATCGGCATCACCGGCCGCGACCTGCTCATCGACTCCGGCGCCAACGCCGAGGAGATCCTGCCGCTCGGCTTCGCCCGCTCCACCTTCCGCTTCGCCACCAAGCCGGGCACGGCGAACGGCATCGCGGACCTCAAGGGCATGACGGTCGCCACCTCCTATGAGGGCATCGTCGCCAAGCACCTCGCCGACAGCGGCATCGACGCCTCCGTCGTCCACCTCGACGGCGCCGTCGAGACCGCCATCGAGCTGGGCGTCGCCGAGGTCATCGCGGATGTCGTCGAGACCGGAACCTCGCTGCGCAACGCGGGCCTGGAGGTCTTCGGCGACCCCATCATGAAGTCCGAGGCCATCGTCATCCGCCGGGTCGGCGCCGACACCTCCTCGGAGAACGAGCCCAAGGTGCAGCAGTTCCTGCGCCGCCTCCAGGGCGTCCTCGTCGCCCGGACGTACGTGATGATGGACTACGACTGCCGCGTCGAGCAGTTGGAGAAGGCCGTCGCCCTCACGCCGGGCCTGGAGTCCCCGACCGTCTCGCCGCTGCACAACGAGGGCTGGGTCGCCGTGCGCGCCATGGTCCCGGCCAAGGAGGCCCAGCGGATCATGGACGACCTGTACGACATCGGTGCCCGGGCCATCCTGACGACGGCCATCCACGCCTGCCGCCTCTGACGGCCGGGGAGTCGTACACCATGTCGGACCAGTCCGCCCGCCCCGCTCTGCCCGCCCTGCCCGTCACTTTTCGGCCGGGACGCACCCGGGCCGTGCTGCTGACCGCGGCGGGCGCGATCTTCGTGGTCATCACGGTGGTCGCGCTGCTGCTGCCGACGCTCGGCCCGGGGGAGCGGCTCAGCTTCGTCTTCACGGCGGCCATGCTCGCCGGAGTGCTGTGCATGCTGTCCCGGCCCAAGGTGGTCGCCGACGAGTCCGGTGTGACCGTCGTCAACATCGCCGGGAAGCGGCACCTCGGCTGGGCGGAGATCGTCCAGGTGAACCTGCGGGTCGGCGACCCCTGGGTCTTCCTCGACCTCACCGACGGCACCAGCCTGCCCGCGCTCGGCATCCAGCCCGGCATCGCCAAGCAGCGCGCCATCGAGGACGCCCGGGCCCTGCGGGCGCTGGTGGAGGCCCGCTCGGTCACCGAGCCCGAACAGCGTCAGGGCTGATCCGCTTCCGCTTGGGGGACGACTCCGAGCAAGATCAGGGCCGACTCATGGCCGTCGCCCCTGCCGTAACCGCCCATGTCTTGATTAATCTGTTGGCGGAGGTGTTTTCGTTGCGCCTCCGCCTCCGCTGTTCCGGTCCGGAAAGCGGAGGCTCCCTGCTATTCGAGGAGTGACTCCCTCCAGCGATGGACGGATCGTCCTGTAGTACCTGCGCCGCCCCCTCCCCGCATATCGAGGCGGCGGCATGACCATCCCCCTGCTGCTCCTCGGAGCCGCGTTCCTGCTGATCCTCGCCAACGGTTTCTTCGTGGCGGCCGAGTTCGGCCTCGTGACGGTCGAGCGGCCGGAGGCCGAGAAGGCCGCGGCCGAGGGCGACCGCCGGGCCCACAAGGTGGTGGACGCGCTCAAGGAGCTGTCGTTCCAGCTCTCCGGCACCCAGCTCGGCATCACCATCACCTCCCTCGTCGTCGGCATGCTCGCCGAACCGGCGCTCGCGGAGATACTCCACGGCCCCTTCACCGCCATCGGCATACCCGAAGGCGCCGTCTCCGGAGTCTCCGTCGTCGTCGGCATGCTGCTGGCCTCCGCCGTGCAGATGGTGATCGGCGAGCTGGTGCCCAAGAACTGGGCGGTGTCGAAGCCGATGCAGGTCGCCCGCTTCGTCGCGGGCCCCCAGCACGTCTTCTCCCGTCTCTTCCGCCCGGTCATCGCCGGCCTCAACGCGGTCGCCAACCGCCTGGTCCGCGCCTTCGGCGTCGAGCCCACCGACGAGCTGGCCTCCGCCCGCACCCCGGGCGAACTGGTCTCCCTCGCCCGGCACTCGGCCCAGGCCGGCGCCCTGGAACAGGACACGGCCGACCTCTTCGTCCGGACCCTCTCCCTGGGCGAGCTGACCGCGGAGAACGTGATGACGCCCCGCGTCAAGGTCAGCGCCCTGCAGTCGTCGGCCACCGCCGAGGACGTGGTCAATCTGACCCGCGCCACCGGTCTGTCCCGCTTCCCCGTCTACCGGGAGCGGATCGACGAGATCGTCGGCATGGTCCACCTCAAGGACGCCCTCGCGATCCCGGCCCACGACCGGCTGCACACCCCGGTCACCCGCATCGCCAAGCCCCCGCTGCTCGTCCCGGAGACGCTGCCCGTGCAGCCGCTCCTGGCCCGGCTGCGCAGCGAGCAGCCCATCGCCGTCGTCGTC
Encoded proteins:
- a CDS encoding ROK family transcriptional regulator — its product is MPASPSTARAINDRLALRLLQQEGPLTAGRLKQLTGLSRPTVADLVERLGAAGLIEVVGESGEQRRGPNARLYGIVAGRAHLAALDVRTEGVTVVVADLLGTELARASVPIADDTGTGPAVEQAVTLVERTAKEAGADRLHTVAIGAPGLIDPATGELRNSTGLPEWHRRLVAALGERLPARVLVENETNLAALAEQRDGVARDRDTFVLLWLGLGTGAAVVLDGHLRRGASGGTGEIGFLPVPGTTAIPSATDCEGGFHSLGGAAAVAALAAEHGVTATGEGHEPHAAALVRAAVAGLSGGWAAASANRPGLAVGGSVGAVGGSAGLVGGSVGAVGGSAGLVGGSVGAVGGSTGLAGGSAGAVGGSTGTVGGAAGGECLSAETRKLSAEAGSPSADGTHPSPPGTRPSAAPAPSADPNARFLDALADRLAIGAASVVAVLDPGCVVLGGEVGQAGGDVLAARVEARLTAMSPLPTEVRPSGLGGAAVLRGALLMAREAAQDELFAPAPR
- a CDS encoding SDR family oxidoreductase gives rise to the protein MTTILVTGGTGVLGRPVTERLRAAGHDVRVLSRHAQPYAVDLVAGGSGLDTAVAGVDTIVHCMTSPRGGDEKATANLIAAARRAGVRHLVYISIVGVDRVPFRYYRSKLAVERLVEESGLGWTTLRATQFHDLLVMLFQILAKPPVMMLPAGVSDQPVAVAEVADRLAELAVGAPAGRMDDMGGPEILTFPELAHAYLAATGRRRRLLNVPLFGKAYRGFRDGGHLTPERAVGKGTFGEYLAERFGSTKGR
- a CDS encoding riboflavin synthase; the protein is MFTGIVEELGEVTAVENLGDSSRFRLRGPVVTQGARHGDSIAVNGVCLTVVEHEDDWFTADVMAETLERSSLGALTVGSRVNLERPMAVGERLGGHIVQGHVDGTGQVIERKPSENWEIVKISLPADLTRYVVEKGSITVDGISLTVVDAGPDYFTVSLIPTTLDLTTLGRKQPGDPVNLEVDVIAKYVERLLGNQGAASTRGAGQ
- a CDS encoding nicotinamide mononucleotide transporter family protein, with translation MNSLNTVAFTAFGQQILWSDMIGNILGLIALALGAIRSLWNWPVQFLSGLILFGAFAGHLTGSAGKQVIVMAVAAYGWWQWNRTKGRTADGAIAPRFATWRERGFLIGGAVLGTLAVGALFTAFPTLSWDPWPDAYIFTGTIVAMYAQARGMVEFWFAWLLVDLVGVPLNFANGYAFSGFVYIIYGALVLWGMRDWWLRSRKPTLEGAPA
- a CDS encoding bifunctional 3,4-dihydroxy-2-butanone-4-phosphate synthase/GTP cyclohydrolase II, with amino-acid sequence MTTAPILYSTDYAEDTANFGLDPIEQAIADIAAGRPVVVVDDEDRENEGDLVIAAEKATPEIIAFMMSECRGMICAPMEGDELDRLELPQMVQQNTESMRTAFTVTVDAAPQHGVTTGISASDRTTTLQLLASGTAEPGDFVRPGHIFPLRARSGGVLVRDGHTEAAVDLARLAGLRPAGAIVEIAGEDGRMLRLPELIPFARKHGLTIISIEDLIAYRRSSEPTVKREAKTQLPTAFGDFTAYGYRSTVDGVEHVALVHGEIGDGEDVLVRVHSECLTGDIFHSLRCDCGPQLQTSLERIATEGRGVVVYLRGHEGRGIGLLSKLRAYELQELGHDTLDANLELGLPADARDYGAGAQILKDLGVRSLRLMTNNPEKTEALVRHGLDVNDREPMPVRAGEHNLRYLRTKRDRMGHDLPWLDTTTASTCGNQ
- the ribH gene encoding 6,7-dimethyl-8-ribityllumazine synthase, producing MSGKGAPELSVRNCGDLRVAVIAAQWHEKVMDGLVDGALRALRDLGIDEPTLLRVPGSWELPVVAKVLAGRGYDAIVALGVVIRGGTPHFEYVCQGVTQGLTQVSVDTGVPIGFGVLTCDTEEQALDRAGIEGSNEDKGHEAVTAAVATAATLRSVSEPWR
- a CDS encoding phosphoribosyl-ATP diphosphatase; the encoded protein is MSKKTFEELFTELQQKAAHGDPATSRTAELVEKGVHAIGKKVVEEAAEVWMAAEYEGKEAAAEEISQLLYHVQVMMVARGISLDDVYAHL
- the hisG gene encoding ATP phosphoribosyltransferase, encoding MLRIAVPNKGSLSGPAGEMLHEAGYQQRRESKELRIVDPENEVEFFYLRPRDIAIYVSSGRLDIGITGRDLLIDSGANAEEILPLGFARSTFRFATKPGTANGIADLKGMTVATSYEGIVAKHLADSGIDASVVHLDGAVETAIELGVAEVIADVVETGTSLRNAGLEVFGDPIMKSEAIVIRRVGADTSSENEPKVQQFLRRLQGVLVARTYVMMDYDCRVEQLEKAVALTPGLESPTVSPLHNEGWVAVRAMVPAKEAQRIMDDLYDIGARAILTTAIHACRL
- a CDS encoding PH domain-containing protein; translation: MSDQSARPALPALPVTFRPGRTRAVLLTAAGAIFVVITVVALLLPTLGPGERLSFVFTAAMLAGVLCMLSRPKVVADESGVTVVNIAGKRHLGWAEIVQVNLRVGDPWVFLDLTDGTSLPALGIQPGIAKQRAIEDARALRALVEARSVTEPEQRQG
- a CDS encoding hemolysin family protein translates to MTIPLLLLGAAFLLILANGFFVAAEFGLVTVERPEAEKAAAEGDRRAHKVVDALKELSFQLSGTQLGITITSLVVGMLAEPALAEILHGPFTAIGIPEGAVSGVSVVVGMLLASAVQMVIGELVPKNWAVSKPMQVARFVAGPQHVFSRLFRPVIAGLNAVANRLVRAFGVEPTDELASARTPGELVSLARHSAQAGALEQDTADLFVRTLSLGELTAENVMTPRVKVSALQSSATAEDVVNLTRATGLSRFPVYRERIDEIVGMVHLKDALAIPAHDRLHTPVTRIAKPPLLVPETLPVQPLLARLRSEQPIAVVVDEYGGTAGVVTLEDIVEELVGEVRDEHDGHDLPELAAAPPEDGRPAWDVDGSCRVDVLQRIGLDVPEGPYETVAGLVADLLGRIPAPGDKAELPGWRLAVRQVGHYRAERVRLVRTAAATEPLAVVEAAR